The Rhododendron vialii isolate Sample 1 chromosome 5a, ASM3025357v1 genome contains a region encoding:
- the LOC131325631 gene encoding calreticulin isoform X6, with product MATERRNPTLLSLIALSLLAIASAEVFFEERFTDGWESRWVKSDWKKDENMAGEWNYTSGKWHGDADDKGIQTSEDYRFYAISAEYPEFSNKDKTLVFQFSVKHEQKLDCGGGYMKLLSSGIDQKKFGGDTPYSIMFGPDICGYSTKKVHAILTYNETNHLIKKDVPCETDQLTHVYTFILHPDATYSILIDNEEKRTGSLYSDWDLLPPKEIKDPEAKKPEDWDDKEYIPDPEDTKPEGYDDIPKEIPDPDAKKPEDWDDEEDGEWTAPTRANPEYKGPWKQKKIKNPNYKGKWKAPMIANPDFKDDPNIYVFPSLKYVGIELWQVKSGTLFDNVLICDDPEYAKKLAEETWRKHKDAEKTAFDEAEKKNEAEESKDDPIDSDDADDDADADADDDVDDTKDADEAAHDEL from the exons ATGGCGACGGAGAGACGAAACcctactcttctctctctcattgccctctctctcctcgcgaTCGCGTCGGCCGAAGTCTTTTTCGAAGAACGTTTTACCg ATGGTTGGGAAAGTCGGTGGGTGAAATCAGACTGGAAGAAAGATGAGAACATGGCTGGGGAGTGGAACTACACTTCTGGTAAATGGCATGGAGATGCTGATGATAAAG GCATCCAGACCAGTGAAGACTACAGGTTCTACGCTATATCAGCTGAGTACCCTGAATTCAGTAACAAGGATAAGACCTTAGTTTTCCAGTTTTCTGTTAAGCATGAACAGAAGCTTGACTGCGGTGGTGGCTACATGAAGTTGCTTAGCAGTGGAATTGATCAAAAGAAATTTGGTGGTGATACCCCGTATAG CATCATGTTTGGTCCAGATATCTGTGGTTACAGCACCAAGAAAGTCCATGCCATTCTTACGTACAACGAAACAAATCACTTGATCAAGAAGGATGTTCCTTGTGAGACAGACCAGCTGACTCATGTCTATACATTTATCCTCCACCCGGATGCCACCTACAGCATCCTTATTGACAATGAGGAGAAGCGAACTGGTAGCTTATACTCTGATTGGGACCTTCTACCGCCAAAGGAAATCAAGGACCCAGAGGCCAAGAAG CCTGAAGATTGGGATGACAAGGAATATATTCCTGATCCTGAAGACACGAAGCCAGAG GGATACGATGACATCCCAAAGGAGATACCAGATCCTGATGCCAAAAAG CCTGAGGACTGGGATGATGAGGAAGATGGCGAGTGGACAGCCCCCACAAGGGCTAATCCTGAGTACAAGGGTCCATGGAAACAAAAG AAAATTAAGAATCCCAACTACAAGGGAAAGTGGAAGGCACCTATGATTGCCAACCCAG ATTTTAAGGATGATCCTAATATCTACGTTTTCCCGAGTTTGAAATATGTGGGCATTGAGTTGTGGCAG GTTAAATCTGGAACCTTGTTTGACAATGTCTTGATTTGTGATGATCCGGAATATGCCAAAAAGCTGGCAGAGGAAACATGGCGCAAACACAAGGAT GCCGAGAAGACGGCATTTGATGAGGCAGAGAAGAAGAACGAGGCAgag GAATCAAAGGATGACCCTATAGATTCTGAT GATGCCGATGATGACGCCGATGCCGATGCTGATGATGATGTCGATGACACAAAGGATGCCGATGAGGCTGCACAT GATGAACTGTAG
- the LOC131327757 gene encoding histidine kinase CKI1-like — protein sequence MARDLLTTSCMTQGISSFVISKLYFTIKQIEHGVTLQSNQLRNKSFSEIENTARLLLPLNSSASNLARALSSYLNGTQLSFDAIQTKIAPTMFLALSTIPNLSQVSYIGPDGRMFTFYNDEDQTLAVFSNNSFSSTYYTQSVNRDTGKLYGAAISSKFMSKFNTSWYQNFSNLRTGHTSFGIGWNKARDLLFSSTAAMDGRGMISIGVPVNVFTDFFTGIDFRGSDFHLAANDGHVIVETKLPDIKIFVQNSTVSLYGKNMDGVITDRNKLCKLFDSEGCHFNAKIRGIKYVFYCSPVEIAGVPSVYVLSFPTKGLESLVHEKSNLALTLLVLMFVVVLISLCIFMTLIIRAARREMFLCAALIKQMEATQQAERKSMNKSRAFATSSHDIRSCLAGITGWIDPCLEQATPHSDLANNLSLMKTCAADLHGILNSVLDISKIEAGKMQLEEEEFDLTKLLEDVVDMYYPDGMNKGVDVVLDPCDGSIFKFCLVKGDRGKLKQILCNLIHNAVKFTSEGHVSVRAIVKKPSKEDAIIASNRNDILKCFSRLCDRNNGRFSGLEEIQTLRQNPNCMEFVFEVDDTGKGVPKENQKSVFENFVQVKESPHRHEGCGLGLGIVQSLVRLMGGEIKIMDKEHSERGTCFQFNIFLAVNMQDSEDCNTSDRISTDFHHKLGLNRWSPTRKLEGSHVVLLITGEERRKISKKFIENLGIKVSIAKQEREICQLLQRLKRKLDCSRFNSLEKNELCMLDYLSKSASSNSNSTGIDGFSGIHDPSSRKSNSKHLPTFILIVVDACAGPFSKLNSVLANLKKETQNIQCKVVWLDNPFIHAKSPEKNSPSLPCDHTLSKPFHGSSIRRVLGLLPEYGGIYQCSSPISTEATQETQRAVHSSTMSESTLSGKRVLVVEDVEILCKLATTSLRKLGSIVDVCVNGKEAFDRVCKVLCDQRSEGQFEALPYDYIFMDCEMPIMNGYEATKLIRMEEQHYGIHIPIIALTAHTMAKEASKTMRAGMDFHLTKPLREDTLLDAIRCIEMK from the exons ATGGCCCGTGATTTATTAACAACTTCATGCATGACACAGGGAATTTCAAGTTTTGTGATATCGAAATTATATTTTACGATCAAGCAAATTGAGCATGGGGTGACACTGCAGTCCAATCAACTTCGCAACAAATCATTTTCAGAAATAGAAAACACTGCAAGGCTTCTACTCCCACTAAATTCTTCAGCATCAAATTTGGCGAGAGCTCTTAGTTCATACCTGAATGGAACTCAGCTATCTTTCGATGCTATTCAAACCAAG ATTGCACCAACTATGTTCCTAGCACTGTCAACAATCCCCAATCTATCACAGGTTTCTTACATAGGACCAGATGGACGAATGTTCACATTCTACAATGATGAGGATCAGACACTTGCAGTATTTTCCAACAATTCATTTTCCTCCACATACTACACTCAATCGGTTAATCGCGACACCGGAAAACTATATGGAGCAGCAATCAGTTCAAAATTTATGTCCAAGTTCAACACAAGTTGGTATCAGAATTTCTCAAATCTAAGAACCGGGCATACTTCTTTTGGAATCGGGTGGAATAAAGCtcgagatcttttattttcTAGCACCGCGGCTATGGATGGGAGAGGCATGATTTCCATAGGAGTCCCGGTAAATGTATTCACTGATTTTTTCACCGGGATAGATTTTCGTGGCTCTGATTTTCATTTGGCTGCAAACGATGGCCATGTTATTGTGGAAACCAAGCTCCCTGACATTAAAATTTTCGTACAAAATAGCACGGTGTCATTATATGGGAAGAATATGGATGGTGTGATTACAGATCGTAACAAATTGTGCAAGTTGTTTGACAGTGAAGGCTGCCATTTCAATGCGAAGATTAGAGGAATTAAGTACGTATTTTACTGCTCACCTGTTGAAATTGCAGGAGTTCCATCG gtATATGTACTGTCCTTCCCCACTAAAGGATTGGAAAGTCTAGTTCATGAAAAGAGCAATCTTGCCCTCACACTTCTTGTGCTGATGTTTGTTGTAGTACTTATCTCCCTTTGCATTTTCATGACCTTGATCATAAGGGCTGCAAGAAGGGAAATGTTCTTGTGTGCCGCGCTTATAAAGCAAATGGAAGCGACTCAACAAGCTGAGCGTAAGAGTATGAACAAGAGTCGTGCCTTTGCTACATCAAGCCATGATATTCGCTCTTGTTTGGCAGGCATAACTGGTTGGATTGACCCCTGTCTTGAACAAGCCACTCCTCATTCTGATCTAGCGAATAACTTAAGTCTCATGAAGACTTGTGCTGCGGATCTTCATG GCATATTGAATTCTGTGCTTGATATCAGTAAAATTGAAGCTGGGAAAATGcaacttgaagaagaagaattcgaCTTGACCAAACTTCTCGAGGATGTGGTCGATATGTATTATCCCGATGGCATGAATAAAGGTGTGGATGTTGTGCTTGATCCTTGCGATGGCTCAATCTTCAAATTCTGTCTTGTTAAAGGAGATAGAGGGAAGCTCAAACAGATCTTGTGCAATTTAATTCACAATGCTGTTAAGTTTACATCAGAAGGTCATGTCTCAGTCCGTGCCATAGTCAAGAAACCTAGTAAAGAAGACGCCATAATTGCTTCCAACCGCAATGACATTTTGAAATGTTTCTCAAGGTTGTGTGACAGAAATAATGGACGTTTCAGTGGCTTGGAAGAGATTCAAACACTAAGGCAGAATCCCAATTGTATGGAGTTTGTATTTGAGGTGGATGATACTGGCAAGGGAGTTCCCAAAGAAAACCAGaaatctgtttttgaaaactttgtgcAGGTTAAAGAATCACCCCATAGACATGAAGGTTGTGGTTTGGGACTGGGTATTGTCCAATCACTG GTGCGTTTGATGGGGGGAGAGATCAAAATCATGGATAAAGAGCACAGTGAAAGGGGAACTTGCTTCCAGTTCAATATTTTTCTTGCAGTTAACATGCAAGACTCGGAAGACTGCAATACTAGTGATCGTATTTCAACTGATTTTCATCACAAATTGGGGTTGAATCGCTGGTCCCCTACTCGTAAATTAGAGGGGTCCCATGTTGTGCTTCTAATTACCGGCGAAGAACGAAGAAAAATCTCAAAGAAGTTTATTGAAAACTTAGGCATAAAAGTTTCAATTGctaagcaagagagagagatttgtcaACTTCTTCAAAGGTTAAAGCGCAAGTTGGACTGTTCTCGATTCAATTCTTTAGAAAAGAATGAGTTATGTATGCTTGATTACCTGAGCAAATCTGCCTCCAGTAATTCTAATTCAACAGGCATTGATGGGTTTTCGGGAATCCATGATCCTTCCTCCAGGAAAAGTAATTCTAAACACTTACCAACCTTTATACTTATTGTTGTTGATGCTTGTGCTGGACCTTTCTCTAAACTAAACTCAGTGCTGGCTAATCTTAAGAAAGAGACTCAGAATATCCAATGCAAGGTTGTTTGGTTGGATAATCCATTCATTCATGCCAAAAGCCCTGAAAAAAATAGCCCAAGTCTTCCATGTGATCACACTTTGTCAAAGCCATTTCATGGATCGAGCATACGTCGAGTCTTAGGACTCTTGCCGGAATATGGAGGAATTTACCAATGCAGTTCTCCTATATCAACTGAAGCAACTCAAGAAACGCAACGCGCTGTCCACTCGAGTACTATGAGTGAAAGTACCTTGAGTGGGAAAAGAGTTTTGGTCGTCGAAGACGTTGAGATATTATGCAAGCTAGCAACTACCAGTCTTCGTAAACTTGGATCAATTGTCGATGTTTGTGTGAATGGGAAAGAGGCTTTTGATCGAGTTTGCAAAGTTCTTTGTGATCAAAGGAGCGAAGGACAGTTCGAAGCTCTCCCCTATGACTATATTTTCATGGATTGTGAG ATGCCGATAATGAATGGTTATGAAGCAACAAAACTCataagaatggaggagcaaCACTATGGCATCCACATTCCAATCATTGCATTGACGGCTCATACCATGgcaaaagaagctagcaagaCCATGCGCGCTGGAATGGACTTTCACTTAACGAAACCATTGCGAGAAGACACGTTGTTAGATGCGATTCGATGCATTGAGATGAAGTGA
- the LOC131325631 gene encoding calreticulin isoform X1, with product MATERRNPTLLSLIALSLLAIASAEVFFEERFTDGWESRWVKSDWKKDENMAGEWNYTSGKWHGDADDKGIQTSEDYRFYAISAEYPEFSNKDKTLVFQFSVKHEQKLDCGGGYMKLLSSGIDQKKFGGDTPYSIMFGPDICGYSTKKVHAILTYNETNHLIKKDVPCETDQLTHVYTFILHPDATYSILIDNEEKRTGSLYSDWDLLPPKEIKDPEAKKPEDWDDKEYIPDPEDTKPEGYDDIPKEIPDPDAKKPEDWDDEEDGEWTAPTRANPEYKGPWKQKKIKNPNYKGKWKAPMIANPDFKDDPNIYVFPSLKYVGIELWQVKSGTLFDNVLICDDPEYAKKLAEETWRKHKDAEKTAFDEAEKKNEAEVLFFCCTHSFKYRPVHTFRGKKQGKKKKSFGILAKRGLIAVCKKKKFRNFSKTWTYCSVCARLKSRICTPYARITRDAHPVNWFLNQFSKLPPIFLSVRDLSLSPHSQTH from the exons ATGGCGACGGAGAGACGAAACcctactcttctctctctcattgccctctctctcctcgcgaTCGCGTCGGCCGAAGTCTTTTTCGAAGAACGTTTTACCg ATGGTTGGGAAAGTCGGTGGGTGAAATCAGACTGGAAGAAAGATGAGAACATGGCTGGGGAGTGGAACTACACTTCTGGTAAATGGCATGGAGATGCTGATGATAAAG GCATCCAGACCAGTGAAGACTACAGGTTCTACGCTATATCAGCTGAGTACCCTGAATTCAGTAACAAGGATAAGACCTTAGTTTTCCAGTTTTCTGTTAAGCATGAACAGAAGCTTGACTGCGGTGGTGGCTACATGAAGTTGCTTAGCAGTGGAATTGATCAAAAGAAATTTGGTGGTGATACCCCGTATAG CATCATGTTTGGTCCAGATATCTGTGGTTACAGCACCAAGAAAGTCCATGCCATTCTTACGTACAACGAAACAAATCACTTGATCAAGAAGGATGTTCCTTGTGAGACAGACCAGCTGACTCATGTCTATACATTTATCCTCCACCCGGATGCCACCTACAGCATCCTTATTGACAATGAGGAGAAGCGAACTGGTAGCTTATACTCTGATTGGGACCTTCTACCGCCAAAGGAAATCAAGGACCCAGAGGCCAAGAAG CCTGAAGATTGGGATGACAAGGAATATATTCCTGATCCTGAAGACACGAAGCCAGAG GGATACGATGACATCCCAAAGGAGATACCAGATCCTGATGCCAAAAAG CCTGAGGACTGGGATGATGAGGAAGATGGCGAGTGGACAGCCCCCACAAGGGCTAATCCTGAGTACAAGGGTCCATGGAAACAAAAG AAAATTAAGAATCCCAACTACAAGGGAAAGTGGAAGGCACCTATGATTGCCAACCCAG ATTTTAAGGATGATCCTAATATCTACGTTTTCCCGAGTTTGAAATATGTGGGCATTGAGTTGTGGCAG GTTAAATCTGGAACCTTGTTTGACAATGTCTTGATTTGTGATGATCCGGAATATGCCAAAAAGCTGGCAGAGGAAACATGGCGCAAACACAAGGAT GCCGAGAAGACGGCATTTGATGAGGCAGAGAAGAAGAACGAGGCAgaggtactttttttttgttgtacacatagttttaaatatcggccagTTCATACGTTTCGGGGGAAAAAacagggcaaaaaaaaaaaaagtttcggaattttagcaaaacgtgggcttaTTGCagtgtgtaaaaaaaaaaagtttcggaattttagcaaaacgtggaCTTATTGCAGTgtgtgcgcgaggctcaaatcccggatttgcaccccctaTGCGCGAATAActcgtgacgcgcacccggttaattggtttctgAATCAATTTTCCAAATTGCCGCCCATTTTCCTGAGCGTGCGAGACCTCTCCTTAAGTCCTCATTCACAAACCCACTAA
- the LOC131325631 gene encoding calreticulin isoform X4 yields the protein MATERRNPTLLSLIALSLLAIASAEVFFEERFTDGWESRWVKSDWKKDENMAGEWNYTSGKWHGDADDKGIQTSEDYRFYAISAEYPEFSNKDKTLVFQFSVKHEQKLDCGGGYMKLLSSGIDQKKFGGDTPYSIMFGPDICGYSTKKVHAILTYNETNHLIKKDVPCETDQLTHVYTFILHPDATYSILIDNEEKRTGSLYSDWDLLPPKEIKDPEAKKPEDWDDKEYIPDPEDTKPEGYDDIPKEIPDPDAKKPEDWDDEEDGEWTAPTRANPEYKGPWKQKKIKNPNYKGKWKAPMIANPDFKDDPNIYVFPSLKYVGIELWQVKSGTLFDNVLICDDPEYAKKLAEETWRKHKDAEKTAFDEAEKKNEAEESKDDPIDSDAEDADDDADADADDDVDDTKDADEAAHDEL from the exons ATGGCGACGGAGAGACGAAACcctactcttctctctctcattgccctctctctcctcgcgaTCGCGTCGGCCGAAGTCTTTTTCGAAGAACGTTTTACCg ATGGTTGGGAAAGTCGGTGGGTGAAATCAGACTGGAAGAAAGATGAGAACATGGCTGGGGAGTGGAACTACACTTCTGGTAAATGGCATGGAGATGCTGATGATAAAG GCATCCAGACCAGTGAAGACTACAGGTTCTACGCTATATCAGCTGAGTACCCTGAATTCAGTAACAAGGATAAGACCTTAGTTTTCCAGTTTTCTGTTAAGCATGAACAGAAGCTTGACTGCGGTGGTGGCTACATGAAGTTGCTTAGCAGTGGAATTGATCAAAAGAAATTTGGTGGTGATACCCCGTATAG CATCATGTTTGGTCCAGATATCTGTGGTTACAGCACCAAGAAAGTCCATGCCATTCTTACGTACAACGAAACAAATCACTTGATCAAGAAGGATGTTCCTTGTGAGACAGACCAGCTGACTCATGTCTATACATTTATCCTCCACCCGGATGCCACCTACAGCATCCTTATTGACAATGAGGAGAAGCGAACTGGTAGCTTATACTCTGATTGGGACCTTCTACCGCCAAAGGAAATCAAGGACCCAGAGGCCAAGAAG CCTGAAGATTGGGATGACAAGGAATATATTCCTGATCCTGAAGACACGAAGCCAGAG GGATACGATGACATCCCAAAGGAGATACCAGATCCTGATGCCAAAAAG CCTGAGGACTGGGATGATGAGGAAGATGGCGAGTGGACAGCCCCCACAAGGGCTAATCCTGAGTACAAGGGTCCATGGAAACAAAAG AAAATTAAGAATCCCAACTACAAGGGAAAGTGGAAGGCACCTATGATTGCCAACCCAG ATTTTAAGGATGATCCTAATATCTACGTTTTCCCGAGTTTGAAATATGTGGGCATTGAGTTGTGGCAG GTTAAATCTGGAACCTTGTTTGACAATGTCTTGATTTGTGATGATCCGGAATATGCCAAAAAGCTGGCAGAGGAAACATGGCGCAAACACAAGGAT GCCGAGAAGACGGCATTTGATGAGGCAGAGAAGAAGAACGAGGCAgag GAATCAAAGGATGACCCTATAGATTCTGAT GCTGAGGATGCCGATGATGACGCCGATGCCGATGCTGATGATGATGTCGATGACACAAAGGATGCCGATGAGGCTGCACAT GATGAACTGTAG